One Pantoea trifolii genomic region harbors:
- a CDS encoding fatty acid desaturase, with product MSKGTSAYLSAQQREVVHQLARSWLWRSELPTWLLMVAVYGGWFASVVYWQTLGLTLSTLLLILFTTWYMSLQHEMIHGHPTRFPRFNQLFGTLPLAVWYPYGLYRDSHLAHHRNHTLTDPDEDPETYYLSPQRWAQLKPWQQQVIHLRNTFPGRLLIGPLLDMVATLKTLLHAFIQRDTPAMAMWIIHLSLLSGLFYWMTLHGFSPLWFVLAVSYPALMLTKVRSFYEHRAEEEPLARSVNNEAALPWRLLFLNLNYHSVHHDLPGLPWYGLRKVYLLYRDSYHQRNHGFRVAGYGEWITRFWRKSVEVNAHPGTQKDAQNAHSFVTDVRHQPSGDSRPDLSANDAAATTRRAG from the coding sequence ATGAGTAAAGGGACATCCGCCTATCTCAGCGCGCAACAGCGCGAGGTGGTGCATCAACTGGCACGCAGCTGGCTGTGGCGCAGCGAATTGCCGACGTGGCTATTGATGGTGGCGGTGTACGGCGGCTGGTTCGCCAGCGTTGTCTATTGGCAAACGCTGGGATTAACCTTGAGCACGCTGCTGCTGATCCTTTTTACCACCTGGTATATGTCGCTGCAGCACGAGATGATTCACGGCCACCCGACGCGTTTTCCCCGTTTCAATCAGCTGTTCGGTACGCTGCCGCTGGCGGTGTGGTATCCATATGGTTTATATCGCGATTCGCATCTGGCGCATCATCGCAATCACACGCTGACCGATCCCGATGAAGATCCGGAAACCTACTACCTTTCACCGCAGCGCTGGGCGCAACTCAAGCCGTGGCAGCAGCAGGTGATCCATCTGCGCAACACCTTTCCTGGCCGCTTGCTGATCGGTCCCCTGCTGGATATGGTCGCCACTCTCAAAACCTTGCTGCATGCCTTTATCCAACGCGATACACCGGCGATGGCGATGTGGATCATTCATCTCAGCTTGCTGAGCGGGCTGTTTTACTGGATGACGCTGCACGGTTTCTCGCCGCTGTGGTTCGTGCTGGCGGTGAGTTATCCGGCGCTGATGCTGACCAAAGTGCGATCGTTCTACGAGCATCGCGCCGAAGAAGAACCGCTGGCGCGCTCGGTCAATAATGAAGCCGCGCTGCCGTGGCGCTTGCTATTCCTCAATCTCAACTATCATTCTGTACATCACGATCTGCCCGGTTTGCCGTGGTACGGATTACGCAAAGTCTATTTGCTCTATCGCGATAGCTATCATCAGCGTAATCACGGTTTTCGCGTCGCCGGTTATGGCGAGTGGATAACTCGCTTCTGGCGCAAATCGGTCGAGGTTAATGCCCATCCGGGTACGCAAAAGGATGCACAGAATGCCCACTCTTTCGTTACCGATGTACGACATCAACCATCAGGCGACTCTCGGCCTGACCTCAGCGCTAACGACGCTGCTGCAACAACGCGGCGTGCAGGCTGA
- a CDS encoding dipeptide ABC transporter ATP-binding protein → MSQPFIDIQNLSIRFGPQQVVKNLNLQVAAGESVALVGESGSGKTLTARSLLGLLPEGAVLTADRFTLDGRDMRHASRSDWRALRGRRIGYVLQDALVSLDPLRRIGQQLSDALSAAGHRGHLQDKSIELLKAAGIHDAESRLERYPHQLSGGQRQRALIATALAGTPTLLIADEPTTALDMTVQRQILQLLAQRRRDGHGLLLISHDLAVVAELADRVLVMRDGEVVEQGNSGPLLNRPQHAWTQRLLRAVPTPATRGLRLSAAEPTPLPPRPTRSSAPLLEGIGLHKAYGDRLVLNDINFRLHAGETLGVVGESGSGKTSLVKVVMGLTEPDSGTLLLEGERWDRLPEKARRARRARLQLIAQDPFSSFDPRYTVEKIIGESLDSAGIYGDARRQRVRQLLDEVQLGDRFLQRYPQQLSGGQRQRVAIARAFAPNPALLVADEPVSALDVSVQAQVLDLLTDMQAEHGTALLFISHDLGVIQHLADRVLVMQNGQVVESGALQQVFAAPQHPWTQKLLQALPVIPDWQPANAY, encoded by the coding sequence ATGAGCCAGCCATTTATTGATATCCAGAATCTCTCAATCCGTTTCGGGCCGCAGCAGGTGGTGAAAAACCTCAACCTGCAAGTCGCGGCGGGCGAATCGGTGGCGCTGGTCGGGGAATCCGGTTCCGGCAAAACCCTGACCGCGCGCAGCCTGCTTGGTCTGCTGCCGGAAGGCGCGGTGTTAACCGCCGACCGCTTCACCCTCGACGGCCGCGATATGCGCCACGCCAGCCGCAGCGACTGGCGCGCGCTGCGCGGTCGTCGCATTGGCTATGTGTTACAGGACGCGCTGGTGTCGCTCGATCCGCTGCGCCGCATTGGTCAGCAGCTAAGTGATGCCTTAAGCGCCGCCGGTCATCGCGGCCATTTGCAGGACAAAAGCATTGAATTGCTGAAGGCGGCGGGCATTCACGATGCCGAAAGCCGCCTCGAACGTTATCCGCATCAACTTTCGGGCGGCCAGCGTCAGCGTGCGTTGATTGCTACCGCGCTGGCCGGCACGCCAACTTTATTGATTGCCGATGAACCGACCACCGCGCTGGACATGACGGTGCAGCGCCAGATCCTGCAACTGCTGGCGCAGCGCCGCCGCGACGGCCACGGTCTGCTGCTGATCAGCCACGATTTGGCGGTGGTAGCGGAACTGGCGGATCGCGTGCTGGTGATGCGCGATGGCGAAGTGGTGGAGCAGGGCAACAGCGGCCCGTTGCTCAATCGTCCGCAGCACGCCTGGACGCAGCGCCTGCTGCGCGCGGTGCCAACGCCCGCCACGCGCGGTTTGCGCCTCAGCGCCGCAGAACCGACGCCGCTGCCGCCGCGTCCGACACGCAGCAGCGCGCCGCTGCTGGAAGGGATCGGCCTGCATAAAGCTTACGGCGATCGTCTGGTGCTCAACGACATCAACTTTAGGCTGCACGCCGGGGAAACGCTTGGCGTGGTCGGCGAATCCGGCTCCGGTAAAACCTCGCTGGTGAAAGTGGTGATGGGCTTAACCGAACCGGACAGCGGCACGCTGCTGCTGGAAGGCGAGCGCTGGGATCGTCTGCCGGAGAAAGCACGTCGCGCCCGACGTGCGCGGCTACAGCTGATCGCGCAGGACCCGTTCAGCTCATTTGATCCGCGCTACACGGTGGAAAAAATTATCGGCGAAAGCCTCGATAGCGCCGGAATTTACGGCGATGCACGGCGTCAGCGCGTGCGCCAGCTGCTCGATGAAGTGCAGCTTGGTGACCGCTTCCTGCAGCGTTATCCGCAACAGCTTTCCGGCGGTCAGCGCCAGCGCGTGGCAATTGCGCGCGCCTTTGCGCCGAATCCGGCGCTGCTGGTGGCCGATGAACCGGTCAGCGCGCTCGACGTGTCGGTGCAGGCGCAGGTGCTGGATCTGCTGACCGATATGCAGGCCGAACACGGCACCGCGCTGCTGTTTATCTCTCACGATCTCGGCGTGATACAGCATCTGGCGGATCGCGTGCTGGTGATGCAGAACGGGCAAGTGGTGGAGAGCGGGGCGCTGCAGCAGGTGTTCGCCGCGCCGCAGCATCCGTGGACGCAAAAGCTGTTACAGGCGCTGCCGGTCATTCCCGACTGGCAGCCCGCGAACGCATACTAA
- a CDS encoding ABC transporter permease → MSLESIVTRTPRARRPSVWRSDLTRRIVSRLLGGVLVLWAAVSLAFLGVHLAPGDIVSLLIGEQLRTPAIEAAIRAEWGLNEPLWWQYLHYMWRVLHGDFGRSYMLNTEVSHLLATQLWPTIKLTLAALLVSIIFALVIAVGTAHRRIGRRVANSVELLLASTPSFWMGIVLLFIFSFTLRWFPVAGDRSLSSLVLPALALGLAQGAVIAQLLRRELERALDAPFTLTLRAWGVGETTIRLRHALRHAALPAVTLTGWLVGGLLSGAVITEQVFGRPGLGKLTVDAVLAQDLPVVLAVAILSALIYVVMSTLVDILSLWIDPRLRGESKS, encoded by the coding sequence ATGAGTCTGGAAAGCATTGTTACCCGCACGCCACGCGCGCGTCGGCCATCGGTGTGGCGCAGCGACCTGACGCGCCGCATCGTCAGCCGTCTGCTGGGCGGCGTACTGGTGCTGTGGGCGGCGGTATCGCTGGCCTTTCTCGGCGTGCATCTGGCGCCGGGCGATATCGTCAGCCTGCTGATCGGTGAGCAGCTGCGCACACCCGCTATTGAGGCAGCGATTCGCGCTGAATGGGGCCTGAACGAACCGCTGTGGTGGCAATATCTGCACTATATGTGGCGCGTGCTGCACGGCGATTTTGGCCGTTCTTACATGCTCAACACCGAAGTCAGCCATCTGCTGGCCACGCAGCTGTGGCCCACCATCAAACTGACGCTGGCGGCGCTGCTGGTCAGCATCATCTTTGCGCTGGTGATTGCCGTCGGCACCGCGCATCGTCGCATTGGTCGCCGCGTGGCTAACAGCGTGGAACTGCTGCTGGCGTCCACGCCCTCTTTCTGGATGGGCATCGTGCTGCTGTTTATTTTCAGCTTCACGCTGCGCTGGTTCCCGGTGGCGGGCGATCGCTCGCTGTCGTCGCTGGTGCTACCGGCGCTAGCGCTTGGTCTGGCGCAGGGCGCGGTGATCGCGCAACTGCTGCGCCGTGAACTGGAGCGCGCGCTGGATGCGCCATTCACCCTGACGTTGCGCGCGTGGGGCGTGGGGGAAACCACTATTCGTCTGCGCCACGCGTTGCGTCATGCGGCGTTGCCAGCGGTGACTTTGACCGGTTGGCTGGTGGGCGGATTGCTGAGTGGCGCGGTGATCACCGAACAGGTATTTGGTCGTCCCGGCCTCGGCAAACTCACCGTCGATGCGGTGTTGGCGCAGGATCTGCCGGTGGTGCTGGCGGTGGCGATTCTCTCGGCGCTGATCTACGTGGTGATGAGCACCCTGGTTGACATCCTGTCGCTGTGGATTGATCCGCGTCTGCGCGGGGAGAGCAAATCATGA
- a CDS encoding phosphate/phosphite/phosphonate ABC transporter substrate-binding protein has translation MPTLSLPMYDINHQATLGLTSALTTLLQQRGVQAEVSWPQDLLPHWRDEQLLLSQTCGYPLVELLPDVQLVGTFHSSAQGCDGMRYRSWLVARREDENLTLSDFCGRRAVCNSNDSHSGFNALRYVIAPLAQNGKFFSNTRFSGSHRQSLTALRAGDADIAAIDCITWALLRRNYPEELTGLEIIGETPLCAALPLITSAKTDAKTLEKLRSALSELTRDKRYQDLLAESLISGFSVSDREFYDEVREWKDRAAALGVTAL, from the coding sequence ATGCCCACTCTTTCGTTACCGATGTACGACATCAACCATCAGGCGACTCTCGGCCTGACCTCAGCGCTAACGACGCTGCTGCAACAACGCGGCGTGCAGGCTGAGGTTAGCTGGCCGCAGGATTTACTGCCGCACTGGCGCGATGAGCAATTGCTGCTGAGCCAAACCTGCGGTTATCCGCTGGTGGAACTGCTACCCGATGTGCAGCTGGTCGGCACCTTTCACTCCAGCGCGCAGGGCTGCGACGGCATGCGCTATCGCAGTTGGCTGGTGGCACGCCGCGAAGATGAGAACCTGACGCTCAGCGATTTCTGTGGTCGGCGCGCGGTGTGCAACAGCAACGATTCGCACTCCGGCTTCAACGCGCTGCGCTACGTGATTGCCCCGCTGGCGCAGAACGGGAAATTCTTCAGCAACACCCGTTTTAGCGGCAGCCATCGTCAGTCGCTGACGGCGTTGCGGGCCGGCGATGCGGATATCGCGGCGATTGATTGCATCACCTGGGCGCTGCTGCGCCGCAATTATCCGGAGGAGTTGACCGGGCTGGAGATCATCGGCGAAACGCCGCTGTGCGCCGCGCTGCCGCTGATTACCTCGGCCAAAACCGATGCGAAAACCCTTGAGAAACTGCGCAGTGCGTTGAGCGAGCTAACCCGCGATAAGCGTTATCAGGATCTGCTGGCGGAGAGTTTGATCAGCGGGTTCAGCGTGAGCGATCGGGAGTTTTATGACGAAGTGCGGGAGTGGAAGGATCGCGCCGCCGCGCTCGGCGTGACGGCATTATAA
- a CDS encoding ABC transporter permease, which produces MIAALQRLPVALPAAVWAAILFLIVLAIAVIAPQWLAHSDPLLADPVNAQLPPSAQHWLGTDQLGRDLLTRVIYGSRYSLLISVAAMALAVVFGTLLGLVAALARGVVDELLSRAVDVISAFPDLLLALMLIAFTGPGTNNLIIALGVASVPRFARVVRAQTYSVMTSGYVEQARTFGLSRFTLITRHILPHAIAQVPALATLGLGTAIIGTAGLSFLGMGPQPPTAEWGLMLAEGRNYLRNAWWIAVWPGVFITLTVIAVNTLGRYWQARFEGRSA; this is translated from the coding sequence ATGATTGCCGCGCTGCAACGTCTTCCGGTTGCGCTGCCTGCTGCGGTGTGGGCGGCGATTCTGTTTCTCATTGTATTGGCTATCGCGGTGATCGCCCCGCAGTGGCTGGCGCACAGCGATCCGCTGCTGGCCGATCCGGTTAACGCGCAGCTTCCGCCGTCGGCGCAGCACTGGCTGGGCACCGATCAGCTGGGACGCGATCTGCTGACGCGCGTGATCTACGGCAGCCGCTATTCGCTTTTGATCAGCGTGGCGGCGATGGCGCTGGCGGTGGTGTTTGGCACCTTGCTGGGATTGGTGGCGGCGCTAGCGCGTGGCGTGGTGGATGAGCTGCTGAGCCGCGCGGTAGATGTGATTTCCGCCTTTCCCGATCTGCTGCTGGCGCTAATGCTGATCGCCTTTACCGGGCCCGGCACTAACAACCTGATTATCGCGCTCGGCGTCGCGTCGGTGCCGCGTTTTGCCCGCGTGGTGCGGGCACAAACTTACAGCGTGATGACCTCCGGCTACGTTGAGCAGGCGCGCACCTTTGGCCTGTCGCGTTTCACGCTGATTACGCGCCACATCCTTCCGCACGCCATTGCGCAGGTGCCGGCGCTGGCCACGCTGGGGCTCGGCACCGCGATTATCGGCACCGCCGGATTGAGTTTCCTCGGCATGGGGCCGCAGCCGCCGACCGCCGAATGGGGCCTGATGCTGGCGGAAGGACGCAACTATCTGCGTAACGCGTGGTGGATCGCCGTGTGGCCGGGCGTGTTTATTACGCTGACGGTGATTGCGGTGAATACGCTCGGGCGTTACTGGCAGGCACGTTTTGAAGGACGATCTGCATGA
- a CDS encoding GNAT family N-acetyltransferase, with translation MSQLIEVARPDDAEEIFALLQRAYAALVALDVHFTISQGNVEQVRRVIEQETVLVLRKWKRAVATVTVRFPWQQDENAPSSLPFIHWFAVDPDYKGQGFGRDIITYAEETLLKETLKAPGVYLATAIKHPWLSELYLRRGYQPFHHRTNPLGEALVFLKKEFNPPADQPIAKIA, from the coding sequence ATGAGTCAGCTAATTGAAGTTGCCAGACCCGACGATGCGGAAGAAATATTTGCGTTATTACAGCGTGCCTACGCCGCGTTGGTGGCGCTGGATGTGCATTTCACCATTTCACAGGGCAACGTCGAGCAGGTGCGCCGCGTCATCGAGCAGGAAACCGTGCTGGTGCTGCGCAAATGGAAACGCGCGGTAGCGACCGTCACGGTGCGTTTTCCGTGGCAGCAGGATGAAAATGCACCTTCATCGCTCCCGTTTATCCACTGGTTTGCTGTCGATCCTGATTACAAAGGGCAGGGTTTTGGCCGCGACATCATCACCTACGCTGAAGAAACTCTGCTGAAAGAGACGTTGAAAGCGCCGGGCGTCTATCTCGCCACCGCCATCAAGCATCCATGGCTGAGCGAGCTCTATCTGCGCCGCGGTTATCAACCGTTTCATCACCGGACCAATCCATTAGGCGAAGCGCTGGTGTTTCTGAAAAAGGAATTCAATCCGCCAGCCGATCAACCCATCGCCAAAATCGCCTGA
- a CDS encoding ABC transporter substrate-binding protein, with product MKANSITLALGAICLLGSASLFAAEQPRSGGSLTFGVETEPVPFNPQLNGQSKAEVTLRNVWESLLARRTDGSFVPWLAESYEVSPDGKAYRFSLRRDVTFSNGEKLDANAVADNFRHVQDAKYCAGSSICALGARIASVATPDDHTVTITLKQGYSPFLSFAAKLQILAPASWNSPQLKAGGKEIAGTGPFIIESYEKGQQVTFVRNPNYNWAPATAKHQGPAYLERVTYRFLPESSVRTGALLSGQLDAIEGISGNDAGEFKDNPDFTYQHALNTGTPYSLFLNVEYGPTQDVKVRQALLQGLDIDPLLKSVYRGERTRAWGITSPVDPLYNNDLEGQYGNNPAAANQLLDEAGWQTRDSDGFRIKDGQRLSIEVIQAQATVRDQRDVLLQAVQAQARQRLGVDLKLRYVDSGTYTDVRNTGHFGSIANSNTETDGIDIENHYRPVKAGGPINYSRVNSAQINGWLDQAAATLDINQRRKFYSQLQQYALPQQALAIPLYEPEDQIATASYVHGAGFRSFKQMPENAYDIWLSDH from the coding sequence ATGAAAGCGAATTCAATCACTCTCGCGCTGGGTGCCATCTGCCTGCTGGGAAGCGCATCACTTTTCGCCGCTGAGCAACCGCGCAGCGGTGGCAGCTTAACCTTTGGCGTCGAAACTGAACCTGTACCGTTTAACCCGCAGCTGAATGGGCAATCCAAGGCGGAAGTGACGTTGCGTAACGTGTGGGAATCGCTGCTGGCGCGCCGTACCGACGGCAGTTTCGTACCCTGGCTGGCAGAAAGTTATGAGGTCAGCCCGGACGGCAAAGCGTATCGCTTTAGCCTGCGTCGCGATGTCACCTTCTCCAACGGCGAGAAGCTGGATGCCAACGCGGTGGCGGATAATTTCCGCCATGTGCAGGATGCGAAGTATTGCGCCGGTAGCAGCATCTGTGCCTTGGGCGCGCGCATTGCCAGCGTGGCGACGCCGGACGATCACACCGTTACCATCACGCTGAAGCAGGGCTATTCGCCGTTCCTGTCGTTCGCCGCCAAATTGCAGATTCTGGCCCCGGCCAGCTGGAACTCACCGCAGCTGAAAGCCGGTGGCAAAGAGATCGCGGGCACCGGGCCATTTATTATCGAAAGCTACGAGAAAGGCCAGCAGGTGACATTCGTACGCAATCCCAATTACAACTGGGCACCCGCCACCGCTAAGCATCAAGGCCCGGCATATCTCGAACGCGTCACCTATCGCTTCCTGCCGGAATCCTCGGTGCGCACCGGCGCGCTGCTGTCCGGTCAGTTGGACGCGATTGAAGGCATCTCTGGCAATGACGCGGGTGAATTCAAAGACAACCCCGATTTTACCTATCAGCATGCGCTGAATACCGGCACGCCGTATTCGCTGTTCCTCAACGTGGAATACGGGCCGACGCAGGATGTGAAAGTGCGTCAGGCATTACTGCAAGGGCTGGACATCGATCCGCTACTCAAGTCGGTGTATCGCGGTGAACGTACCCGCGCGTGGGGTATTACCTCGCCTGTCGATCCGCTCTACAACAACGATCTCGAAGGGCAGTACGGTAACAATCCCGCCGCCGCCAATCAGCTGCTGGATGAAGCGGGCTGGCAAACGCGCGACAGCGACGGTTTTCGTATTAAAGACGGCCAGCGTTTGAGCATTGAGGTGATTCAGGCGCAGGCAACGGTGCGCGATCAGCGCGATGTGCTGTTGCAGGCGGTTCAGGCGCAGGCGCGTCAGCGTCTCGGCGTGGACCTCAAACTGCGCTACGTCGATTCCGGCACCTACACCGACGTGCGTAACACCGGCCATTTTGGCTCGATTGCTAACTCGAACACTGAAACCGACGGCATCGATATTGAAAACCACTATCGCCCGGTGAAAGCCGGCGGGCCGATTAACTACAGCCGCGTCAACAGCGCGCAAATCAACGGATGGCTCGACCAGGCGGCAGCGACGCTGGATATCAATCAGCGCCGTAAATTCTACAGCCAGCTGCAGCAATACGCGCTGCCACAGCAGGCGCTGGCGATCCCGCTGTATGAACCCGAAGACCAGATCGCCACCGCCAGCTACGTGCACGGTGCCGGTTTCCGCAGTTTTAAACAGATGCCGGAGAACGCGTACGACATCTGGCTCAGCGACCACTAA
- a CDS encoding LLM class flavin-dependent oxidoreductase, with translation MKKIGFLSFGHWTPSSQSATRSAQDVLLQSIDLAVAAEELGADGAYFRVHHFARQLSSPFPLLAAVGARTKKIEIGTGVIDMRYENPLYMAEDAGAADLISNGRLQLGLSRGSPEQVIEGYRYFGFDPQNGESDADMGRRHTEELLEVLRGEGFAKPNPQPMFPNPPGLLRLEPFSAGLRERIWWGSGSNATSIWAAQQGMNLQSSTLKDDETGEPFHVQQAKQIRAYRQAWEAAGHQRTPRVSVSRSIFALTNDTDRAYFGRSGQDQDSVGFLDEKTRAIFGRSYAAEPDQLIKQLAQDEGIAEADTLLLTIPNQLGVDYCAHVIESILTHVAPELGWR, from the coding sequence ATGAAAAAAATTGGCTTCTTATCCTTTGGTCACTGGACCCCATCATCACAATCTGCCACCCGTTCGGCGCAGGACGTCCTGCTGCAATCAATTGATTTAGCGGTCGCGGCCGAAGAGTTGGGTGCCGATGGTGCCTACTTCCGCGTGCACCACTTTGCGCGTCAGTTGAGCTCGCCGTTCCCGCTCCTGGCGGCGGTGGGTGCGCGTACCAAAAAGATCGAAATTGGTACCGGCGTGATCGATATGCGTTACGAAAACCCGTTGTACATGGCGGAAGATGCCGGCGCGGCGGATCTGATTTCTAACGGTCGTCTGCAGCTCGGCCTGAGCCGTGGCTCACCAGAGCAAGTGATCGAAGGTTATCGCTACTTTGGTTTTGATCCGCAGAACGGCGAAAGCGATGCCGATATGGGCCGTCGTCATACCGAGGAATTGCTGGAAGTGCTTCGCGGTGAAGGTTTCGCGAAACCGAATCCGCAGCCGATGTTCCCGAATCCGCCGGGCTTGCTGCGTCTGGAGCCGTTCTCGGCTGGATTGCGTGAGCGTATCTGGTGGGGTTCTGGTTCCAACGCAACATCCATCTGGGCAGCGCAGCAGGGCATGAACCTGCAAAGCTCTACCCTGAAAGATGATGAAACCGGCGAGCCGTTCCACGTGCAGCAGGCGAAGCAGATTCGTGCCTATCGTCAGGCATGGGAAGCCGCGGGCCATCAGCGTACGCCGCGTGTTTCGGTGAGCCGCAGCATCTTTGCGCTGACCAACGACACCGACCGCGCCTACTTTGGTCGCAGTGGCCAGGATCAGGATTCGGTGGGTTTCCTCGACGAGAAAACCCGCGCCATCTTTGGTCGCAGCTACGCCGCCGAGCCGGATCAGTTGATCAAACAGCTGGCGCAGGACGAAGGGATTGCTGAAGCGGATACGCTGCTGCTGACCATCCCGAACCAGTTAGGCGTGGATTACTGTGCGCACGTGATTGAGAGCATTTTGACCCACGTTGCACCGGAGTTGGGTTGGCGTTAA
- a CDS encoding LLM class flavin-dependent oxidoreductase, protein MSQTQRQLRLGAIIQGVSGNMSAWRHPDAVADASINIDYVLDLARKAEQAKIDFLFVADGLYITPQSIPHFLNRFEPITLLSALSLVTKKIGLVATLSTSYSEPFTVARQFASLDHLSGGRVGWNVVTSPLEGSAKNFSRSTHPEHDERYRVASEYLQVVKGLWDSWEGDAFVRNKQSGEFFAADKLHTLNHQGQYFSVQGPLNVGRSPQGRPIVFQAGASEAGKAFAAEAADAIYTRQETLEQAREFREDVRRRLVARGRDADDIRVFQGISVIIGETEEDAERRYQQTAELVTIDKALEYLGRYFEHHDFSQYTLDAPFPDIGELGSNSFRSTTDKIKQNARERGLTLRQAALEEATPRPSFLGTAEQVAEGLANWFLQGATDGFIVRGGTPTAFDDFVAQVIPLLQARGIYRKEYEGETLRENLGLDEPANQFAVQRSREQVA, encoded by the coding sequence ATGAGTCAGACACAACGCCAGCTGCGGCTGGGCGCGATTATTCAGGGCGTATCCGGCAACATGTCGGCATGGCGTCATCCCGATGCGGTGGCGGATGCCAGCATTAACATCGATTACGTGCTGGATTTGGCGCGTAAAGCCGAGCAGGCGAAGATCGATTTTCTGTTTGTCGCCGACGGTTTGTACATCACGCCGCAGTCGATTCCGCACTTTCTTAACCGCTTTGAGCCGATCACCTTGCTGTCGGCGCTGTCGCTGGTGACTAAAAAAATCGGTCTGGTCGCCACGCTTTCAACCTCCTACAGCGAGCCGTTTACCGTGGCGCGCCAGTTCGCCAGCCTCGACCATCTGAGCGGCGGTCGCGTTGGCTGGAACGTGGTGACCTCGCCGCTGGAAGGCTCGGCAAAAAATTTCTCGCGCAGCACGCATCCCGAGCATGACGAGCGCTATCGCGTCGCCAGCGAATATTTGCAGGTGGTGAAAGGGCTGTGGGATTCGTGGGAAGGCGATGCCTTTGTGCGCAATAAACAGAGCGGGGAATTCTTCGCCGCCGACAAGCTGCATACGCTGAATCATCAAGGACAGTACTTCTCGGTGCAGGGACCGCTCAACGTCGGCCGCTCGCCGCAGGGACGTCCGATTGTGTTCCAGGCGGGCGCTTCAGAAGCGGGCAAAGCCTTCGCCGCCGAAGCCGCCGATGCCATTTACACGCGCCAGGAAACGCTGGAGCAGGCGCGTGAGTTCCGTGAAGATGTGCGTCGCCGGCTGGTGGCGCGCGGGCGCGATGCCGATGATATTCGTGTGTTCCAGGGCATCAGCGTGATTATTGGTGAAACCGAGGAAGACGCCGAGCGCCGCTATCAGCAAACCGCAGAACTGGTGACCATCGATAAAGCGCTGGAGTATCTTGGCCGCTACTTCGAGCATCATGATTTCAGTCAGTACACGCTGGATGCCCCTTTCCCGGATATTGGCGAACTCGGCAGCAACAGCTTCCGCAGCACCACCGACAAGATCAAACAGAACGCCCGCGAACGGGGCTTAACGCTACGTCAGGCGGCGCTGGAAGAAGCCACGCCGCGCCCGAGTTTCCTGGGTACGGCGGAGCAGGTAGCGGAAGGGCTGGCAAACTGGTTCCTGCAGGGCGCAACCGACGGTTTTATCGTGCGCGGCGGCACGCCAACCGCATTTGATGATTTCGTGGCGCAGGTGATTCCGCTGTTGCAGGCGCGGGGTATTTATCGCAAAGAGTATGAAGGCGAGACGCTGCGCGAGAACCTGGGATTGGACGAGCCGGCAAACCAGTTCGCGGTGCAGCGTAGTCGTGAGCAGGTAGCGTAA